GAAATTGCAGACAAATTCAATTATCATTGTCCTTGTCTTTTGGCTGTTGAAATTGCAGCCAAATTCAATGTAAATTACAATCAAATGTTCACCGTGTAACACTTCATTCAGTATGCAAACTCCATTCAATACATTTAATATAAACTATTCAGTACATTCCATATAAACCATTCAATCCCTACATTCAAAATACCACAATTCAATACATCATACAAAACTCTATTCAAATTGTTTTCATATAATATTACAACTGATTTCAACCTTATAATTATGTGCTTTATTCTTCAGCTCTTGAAATTTTTTCTTCAAACATGCAACATCCTCTTTAACTGCTTCAAGTTCTTGTTCTAAATCCGGATTCCCAGTCACAGCTTCATCAATCTGTTCCCAATACTTACACTTCTTACCTAGTTTCTTTGAAATCAAATATACAAATTGTAAGAACCtcaaaatctttatttattagaagGAAAATCAAAAGTACAGAGAGAAATCAAGATCGACATACCAGAGAATTAGGGCAAACTTTGAACTTTTTGTTAGGGTTGTCTTTAGTCTTGGATGTGCATATTCGAATTGGGAGTTGACAATCACATAACTCCTCTTTCTTTGCGTTGGAACCAGATGAACTGGGAGtcaacatcttcttcttcaatttTGGGTATGGGTTCGAATGTTTTTTTTACTGAAGTTAGGGCTAGACATCGTATTATAATCAACGAAACTAAGAGATGATCCACGTAGGTGTGTTTTCTTTTAATGAGTCCACATAGGCAACCATGTCAGCAAATATGGAAGCAACCGGTAATAATGACTTAACTTATACACAACAAGTTCGAGGGTAAAATGTGGACAAAAAAAAGTcagggactaaatgtgtacataaCCAATAATatgttacccttttaagtcattatctcaATTGAAATTTATATGAACATTTTTATTTTGAACTTCTGGGTTTTAGAGATCCGACCGGTTTTTTGGTGGGTTCATTAAAAACGAGATTTGTTCATGTGTTCATAAGAAACAAAAACTCATGTTCAAAAATTGATTCTTCAAAACCTTATATAAATTTCAATTACCAACCTAAAATAACCAAATGATAACTCATGTTGGTAGGAGAGTCACGAAAGAAAATGATCAAAGAGTTCTCGAAGATGCCAAACTCAACTAAAGTCGGTTAACGTGAGCACtaaaaataagtttattaataaaTGATGTTAAGCAAATGAttctaatgaccaaaaacaagtTTAACAATAAATGATATAAAAAAGTGATTAAATGTTAACAAAAGCGAGATTACCCTTATAAATGGTTGGGATTTATGATTTACAAAGAATGTTAATTTTAAAGTTttaatttgttttcttttgtGTTTATTAATCtaattaaaaatcattttttaatgGATACAAAATAGAGTCCCCAATATCGAACATAAGAGGAAGAGAAAGAACCTTCAATCTTTCCATTCTAGCAGATTTGGGAACGGACCCACCAACAGAGGAAGACGAAGAAGGCGCAATAAAAGCAAACTTCCGCTTTCGCATCTTACAGTTTTACACATCAACATATACAATTGAAACCAAAATGTTGCAAGGAAAGAAGACttagaaaaaagaaaatatataGAGATGTTAGAAGATGGCTGAGGACAAACCTGGAAACAAAGCGGACGATCCTCCTAAGAAGAGCAAAAGAAAACAGAGGTGTTGAAGGTAAGCGGTGAGGAAATCGTTGATGACAACATGGAAGGGGAAGGAAAAACAAACACGTAGAAACCAATTTAAGAAATCAAGTCATGTGTAATCCACTATCACCTGCAATAAAAAAAATTCAGTAAAGAAACACAAATGAATAGAAACCAATTTAAGAAATCAAGCCATGTGTAATCTACTATCACctgcaataaaaaaaaattcagtaAAGAAACACAAATGAATAGAAACCAATTTAAGAAATCAAGCCATGTGTAATCCACTATCACctgcaataaaaaaaaaattcagtaACGAAACACAAATGAATAGAAACCAATTTAAGAAATCAAGCCATGTGTAATCCACTATCACctgcaataaaaaaaaatcagTAAAGAAACACAAATGAATAGAAACCAATTTAAGAAATCAAGCCATGTGTAATCCACTATCACCTGCAATAAAAAAAATTCAGTAAAGAAACACAAATGAATAGAAACCAATTTAAGAAATCAAGCCATATGTAATCCACTATCACatgcaataaaaaaaattcaGTAAAGAAACACAAATGAAGAAAATATATATCTCAGCCAATGAAATCCAAGAACTGTTCAAGTGGCAGTTATAAATTAGTAAGTATATAAATATGCAATATATTAAGAGAAATTTTGGGATTGCTTATTTAAAACAACttgttaattttttaaataaatttgttAATTTGTTTATCCTCTATaataaataaaactttttttttgccATTTGTCACACTcacattcaatttgccaaatgtcattacggttattttgaattatttttttttcacatgtcattttataagtttttctattttattaaattccacataatattttaatgtaataattgtaataaatgtagtaataaatgaatgttaatttcactaataaacttactttttaatttcaaaattcccaaaattaaagctcgttagttttttttattgaaatttaaaagataatttttttccattataataaattattatttttttattttcttataaattcaaaattctcaaatattttgacctttatatttaacttttttttttaaattaactcattTAATACATGAGTTTCACAACTAATTTGATATCAAAACGGAATTGAAAAAAAGAACATTAGGATTAATTAATATCATATTAAAACGTAATAAATTGAGAAGTTACTTTTAGACTGTATTTGATATGTATAAATTAGTTTATTTTTGAAGCTTATTTGTAGCATCCTGTTTCGAGTTGTTTTTTAATTTGTGGCTGTCACTCGAAGATCAATTATCATAATGCTTTGGGCTTTGAGGTAAGAGAggtttagatcaatttggatgtgggtaatgtagattatgtgatccaagagttcggtttatgttttggagcctaagggtataatggtaaaagTGATGGTTTAGACCtttcatgaattaaggatttAAGTTCAGAAGATTGTGAGGCAAAAAAAAAAGAGTTGATAGgagtgtagagcttctcattacctttcctagcatataaagaatgccggaATCGAAGCTgggacgaagaagttataactttCGGACGATAGGAAGAATATGGGTCTAgtctggtacgttgggcgtacagggtgtacgttgggcgtactgggctCATATGATCACAAATGACCAGTCTGGTACGCAAGGTATACCAGGAGTACGCTGGTTGGCATACGACCGCTAGACTCAAGctctgatttttagggtttcgaccatatttaagcatcttaactcTTGGAAACCCTCCCCTTATTTAGCCTCCATCCCCCTAAACCTGTGATTtcaaaaccctagcccctttgAGATATTTCATGACCttttttttgggtgttttggtgcactttggagaAGGAAGAACCCATTGGAGAAGAGTTGGATTGCTTAGAGCTTGTAGATCATAGCTTGGTTTTCCTTGTTGCATCTTATGAAGGTAAAAAAGTCTAAAACTTGATGGTTCATTTGTTAGATCTTGTTTGTGAGTGGGTTTTGTGCTTTTTGGTCCCATGAGTTGATTCTTGAGATTAAATGCCACTCTAAAAGTTTTAGGTTgttcattttgatgttttgaggtcccttgttcataaagTTTGCATATTTATGGTTGTGGACCAACCATACATGAGTTGTTGACCTGTTAGTGAAGCTAGTAGACTAGATATGGGTTTTGGGATTCTtggagccatgcaaaggcatcaaGTTGAGGACTTTATTGATTAAGACACCCATTAGAATTAGATATGAGTCTTGGATGTAAAGTCTTAAAGGATTAATCACTTTTAAGTGAGTCCTTGGTCATTTTGTTATGTTAGGAAGCTTAAGTTTGGTGTTGGGCTTTATTAAGTCATGCTAGGTCAGAAAGtcagaaactttatgactctagacgTCCATTAGGCTTGAACTTTAGTATCTAGACATTTGGTCTTAAAGGAATAAGACGTAAAATTGGAGTTTTTGGATTTCTAtactgtacgttgggcgtacttggatagtatgtggggcgtacgcaCCAAGGTGCCATAATGGGCCATTTTTGGGCCTTGGGTATTCTGGGTTTTAGGCCATGAGTTGTCGGGTCAGATGTGGGaaaggtaaaatagtcttttacccattGATATGATAGAGTATGAATTGGACCTTGGACTATGGGAAATTGCCTTAATTATTGATTAGAGATAATTTGGGTGTGTTCAATGTAAGGAGCCCGACAACAACAACGCGTGTGATTCGGTTATCTCTAGACtgaggtgagtttgctcactatactgtaggacactagggttatatgtgcttgttgtctttgtgactcttaatgtatgcatgtatgccTGTTTGTTATATGTATGTAAGGTAAAATacactcgggggtgaaatagactcgtatGGTTGTAATATAAcgattgagttgaaatagactcggggggaGAAATAGACACAATcttgaaatagacccagtacagCCTTGAGTTGACATTTGAGTTGAAATAGAATGGggatgaaatagacccagtacagCCTTGAgctgacatatatgtatggtatgcagtattttggggaacttactaaactttgtgcttacggtttcatatttatggtttcaggtacttccggtttgaAAGGGAAGGGCTCAGCGTGACTGCACAATATCCCTCCAGAGTTTATTCCGCATTTGATCAATCATGATATTTACTCTGATGATTAATACTATCTTTTTTACAACGAATGATTTTGGGAATGGAATGTTATATTAATTAATgttattaaaatgaaaaattttctccaaatttttgggacgttagatTACTGCAATTTAGCTATGTTTTGTGGTAGTTAATAGCTAAAAACGTAGCTGCTAGTTGATAATTTAGCTGGTAAATCATAACATTTGGTAAAGCTGTTTGATAAGCTAGTTGAAATATGTAGAAAATTcgagttttttttatataattaataagtATATGTTTGAGATAAAAGAATGAACTCGA
The genomic region above belongs to Lactuca sativa cultivar Salinas chromosome 4, Lsat_Salinas_v11, whole genome shotgun sequence and contains:
- the LOC111899738 gene encoding uncharacterized protein LOC111899738, which produces MRKRKFAFIAPSSSSSVGGSVPKSARMERLKKKMLTPSSSGSNAKKEELCDCQLPIRICTSKTKDNPNKKFKVCPNSLKLGKKCKYWEQIDEAVTGNPDLEQELEAVKEDVACLKKKFQELKNKAHNYKVEISCNII